Proteins encoded together in one Ogataea parapolymorpha DL-1 chromosome III, whole genome shotgun sequence window:
- a CDS encoding 3'--&gt5' exonuclease and endonuclease with a possible role in apoptosis translates to MLKPKQIRPGYIPRYFDVAVNLCDDMFKGKYRDNEHHDSDSNSVLKRARLLNVDRILLTGSSYQESRWSIDEARRINAIGDLTQYPQLYTTVGVHPCTVLEFEPDPESHLDKIRRLIKENLQDGTIRAFGEIGLDYDRLHHTPMEKQKLYFEMQLKLATEFNLPLFLHMRNALDDFLSILLPFIDGSRADGLVLKNKNVLVHSFTGTEQDLERILQQPSFFISVNGCSLKTEENCAVAAKIPLDRLMIETDAPWCEIRRTHSSYNNLTKCPNEFYPFEYDIPQELLPKTTAKKGPKLALNEFLPIPLVKSDKLASFLQSEDSKKLVDPMVKSRNEPCLVGQIAEIMAKLKKTEPQKIIDSCYQNSLRWLDLS, encoded by the coding sequence ATGCTCAAACCTAAACAGATAAGGCCCGGCTACATTCCCCGCTATTTTGACGTGGCTGTCAATCTGTGCGATGACATGTTCAAGGGTAAATACAGAGACAATGAGCATCACGATTCGGACTCAAACTCTGTTCTAAAAAGAGCACGGCTGTTGAACGTCGACCGTATTCTTCTCACCGGCTCGTCCTACCAGGAATCGCGAtggtcgatcgacgaggcTCGTCGTATCAACGCGATCGGCGACCTAACACAGTACCCTCAGCTCTACACCACCGTGGGCGTGCATCCTTGCACTGTTCTTGAATTTGAGCCAGACCCCGAAAGTCACCTCGACAAAATCCGACGCCTGATCAAGGAAAATCTGCAGGATGGCACTATTCGggcttttggagaaattggTCTAGACTACGATAGACTGCACCATACGCCAatggagaaacagaaactgtACTTTGAGATGCAGCTGAAACTGGCCACCGAATTCAACCTGCCTCTTTTTCTACACATGAGGAATGCACTCGACGATTTTCTGAGTATTCTTCTTCCATTTATAGACGGAAGCAGAGCAGACGGGCTGGTTCTGAAGAATAAAAACGTGCTTGTTCACTCATTCACCGGAACGGAACAGGACTTGGAGAGGATTTTGCAACAGCCGTCATTTTTTATCAGTGTCAACGGCTGCTCGCTGAAAACAGAGGAAAACTGTGCGGTGGCAGCCAAAATTCCTTTGGATAGACTCATGATCGAGACGGACGCTCCGTGGTGTGAGATTCGGCGCACACACTCATCATACAACAACCTCACCAAATGTCCAAACGAGTTTTATCCATTTGAATATGACATTCCTCAAGAACTCTTGCCGAAGACGACTGCGAAAAAGGGCCCTAAATTGGCCCTCAACGAGTTTCTGCCAATTCCGTTGGTCAAATCCGACAAACTGGCTTCCTTCCTCCAATCAGAAGACAGCAAGAAACTGGTAGATCCAATGGTCAAATCCAGAAACGAGCCGTGTCTTGTGGGCCAGATCGCCGAGATCATGGCTAAACTGAAAAAGACAGAACCACAAAAAATTATAGACtcttgctaccaaaactCTCTTCGGTGGCTCGACTTATCATAG